In the genome of Hyphomonas sp. Mor2, one region contains:
- a CDS encoding prephenate dehydratase, which translates to MAQGKIAYQGERGSNSHIACREVYPQFDAVACRTFEDVISMVESGEAQLAMIPVENTIAGRVGDIHHLLPATSLHMIGEHFMRIKFQLMGLEGSKVEDIERAYSHVMALGQCRNYLRQNGITAVTSADTAGAARRVAEKQDPRTAAIAPALAAQEYGLEILAWDIEDASHNTTRFVIMAPEPLDISPEDGRAVTAFLFQVRNIPSALYKALGGFATNGVNMTKLESYQIEGSFNASQFYAEIEGHPNERSVQLALEELGFFSSSLKILGVYPAHPAREGIRGA; encoded by the coding sequence ATGGCGCAAGGCAAGATCGCATATCAGGGGGAGCGCGGCTCCAATTCACATATCGCCTGCCGCGAAGTGTATCCGCAATTTGACGCGGTCGCCTGCCGGACATTCGAAGACGTGATTTCCATGGTCGAGAGCGGCGAGGCTCAGTTGGCAATGATACCGGTCGAGAACACGATTGCCGGGCGGGTGGGGGATATCCACCATTTGTTGCCCGCCACTTCCTTGCACATGATTGGTGAACATTTCATGCGCATCAAGTTTCAACTGATGGGCCTTGAGGGCAGTAAAGTCGAAGATATTGAGCGGGCCTACAGCCATGTCATGGCGCTCGGCCAGTGTCGAAATTACTTGCGCCAAAATGGCATCACGGCCGTCACATCAGCTGATACAGCGGGCGCCGCGCGCCGGGTTGCTGAGAAGCAGGATCCCAGGACCGCTGCCATTGCACCTGCCCTTGCGGCGCAGGAATATGGCCTCGAGATCCTCGCCTGGGACATTGAAGATGCCAGCCACAACACGACCCGCTTCGTGATCATGGCGCCTGAGCCCCTGGATATTAGCCCGGAGGATGGTCGCGCCGTGACGGCATTCCTGTTCCAGGTCCGCAACATTCCTTCCGCACTGTACAAGGCGCTGGGCGGGTTTGCGACCAATGGCGTCAACATGACCAAGCTGGAGAGCTATCAGATTGAAGGTTCTTTCAATGCCTCTCAATTCTATGCCGAGATTGAAGGTCATCCCAATGAACGTTCGGTTCAATTGGCGCTCGAAGAGCTTGGCTTCTTTTCGTCGTCCCTGAAAATCCTTGGAGTGTATCCTGCACACCCGGCTCGCGAAGGCATCCGGGGCGCCTGA
- a CDS encoding c-type cytochrome, translating to MGELGLNKIFGALLAVGLVVLGLKEVSTIVFGGGHHHHKEYESLNAWAESNFKGYRVDIAEVGGVGEVVEEIYDLGALLLGADIAVGERSFKAKCASCHTIDQGGADGTGPNLYATLGAAKQSHSGFSYSGALGNTEGDWSWERMDAWLENPSRYARGTSMAFAGLKRDNERASVLAYLASYSPDAPPQPEPLPEVVEDGDAEEAAGDLSESDETTIDGAVQDPAEAAENAAIAAEAAADEAIEAAADAGTAAIVEATVAAEEVVETVTDAADEAADDVTPE from the coding sequence ATGGGCGAGCTCGGACTGAACAAGATTTTTGGAGCGCTTCTGGCCGTGGGGCTTGTTGTGCTGGGCCTGAAGGAAGTGTCGACCATCGTGTTCGGCGGCGGGCACCACCACCATAAGGAATACGAATCGCTGAATGCGTGGGCCGAATCAAACTTCAAAGGCTATCGCGTCGATATTGCTGAAGTTGGCGGCGTCGGCGAAGTTGTCGAAGAGATTTACGACCTGGGCGCCCTGCTTCTGGGGGCTGACATCGCGGTCGGCGAGCGCAGCTTCAAGGCAAAATGCGCCTCCTGCCACACGATTGACCAAGGCGGTGCAGACGGCACGGGCCCGAACCTGTACGCGACCTTGGGCGCGGCCAAGCAGAGCCATTCCGGATTTTCCTACTCTGGCGCGCTCGGCAACACGGAAGGCGACTGGAGCTGGGAGCGTATGGACGCCTGGCTGGAGAACCCAAGCCGATATGCCCGAGGCACCAGCATGGCCTTTGCAGGCCTGAAGCGTGACAATGAACGCGCCAGCGTTCTGGCCTATCTCGCCTCTTACAGCCCGGATGCGCCGCCGCAGCCGGAACCGCTGCCTGAGGTTGTTGAAGACGGCGATGCTGAAGAGGCCGCCGGCGATCTTTCGGAATCGGACGAGACCACCATTGACGGTGCTGTTCAGGATCCCGCTGAAGCCGCAGAAAATGCAGCAATCGCGGCTGAAGCTGCCGCCGATGAGGCGATCGAAGCGGCCGCGGATGCCGGAACTGCAGCGATTGTAGAGGCAACAGTTGCAGCTGAAGAAGTGGTTGAGACCGTGACCGACGCGGCCGACGAAGCTGCCGACGACGTTACGCCGGAATAG
- a CDS encoding NlpC/P60 family protein gives MLVYDDPRLTLSDGGSRVRMQVSAGVASLRKAPEPDATQVSQILFGETVRLHHESGAFGLVQCEADGYVGWVLMEALSAPVLTPTHRVISPRLHAYAEPKVTAAPNFVLGRGAVLTATGGTSKAYLEFERAGWIASHLVAPIDQLESDPASVAEAFIGTPYLWGGRDCLGLDCSGLIQIAYGACGVACPRDSDMQAAWFGEPIADWNTPGNLRRGDLVFWDGHVGIMLDAETLLHSNGTFMTTMKEPLRPAIERIAKEYGEPIGARRIDMSKAVGAAPAWMTIPA, from the coding sequence ATGCTGGTATATGATGATCCCCGACTGACCCTGTCTGATGGTGGGTCGCGCGTTCGGATGCAAGTCAGTGCTGGGGTCGCCTCCCTCCGCAAGGCGCCCGAGCCGGACGCCACACAGGTTAGCCAGATTCTCTTCGGCGAAACCGTGCGCTTGCATCATGAGTCAGGCGCGTTCGGCCTCGTTCAGTGCGAAGCGGATGGTTATGTCGGCTGGGTTTTGATGGAGGCGCTGTCGGCTCCGGTCCTGACGCCAACGCATCGGGTCATTTCCCCGCGTTTGCATGCCTATGCCGAGCCGAAAGTTACGGCGGCCCCGAACTTTGTCCTCGGGCGTGGCGCAGTGCTGACCGCGACGGGCGGAACATCCAAGGCCTATCTGGAGTTTGAACGTGCGGGCTGGATAGCCTCCCATTTGGTAGCCCCAATCGATCAGCTAGAATCAGATCCTGCGTCCGTTGCCGAGGCGTTCATTGGCACGCCCTACTTGTGGGGCGGGCGTGATTGCCTGGGCCTGGACTGCTCTGGCCTCATTCAGATTGCCTACGGCGCATGCGGCGTGGCCTGTCCACGCGATAGCGATATGCAGGCGGCCTGGTTTGGCGAACCCATTGCGGACTGGAACACACCCGGCAATCTTCGTCGCGGTGACCTTGTCTTCTGGGACGGCCATGTCGGGATCATGCTGGACGCTGAAACCCTGCTACACTCGAACGGCACTTTCATGACGACGATGAAAGAGCCTCTTCGGCCAGCGATTGAACGGATCGCAAAAGAATACGGCGAGCCCATAGGAGCCCGCCGCATCGATATGTCTAAAGCGGTCGGCGCTGCGCCGGCCTGGATGACTATTCCGGCGTAA
- a CDS encoding MarR family transcriptional regulator, with the protein MAMTQRQALDLWRCALTDYVRSDESDMTARQQAVLMTVALTPGPHTVRGLSSHLDIAKPAVTRALDVLEKNQFIRRIPDENDLRSVHIERTTEGMDWLRAFGSRIQAAEAGDMDTRAPSEIGRAVA; encoded by the coding sequence ATGGCGATGACACAAAGGCAGGCTCTGGATCTTTGGCGTTGCGCGCTCACGGACTATGTCCGATCCGACGAATCCGACATGACGGCCCGCCAGCAAGCGGTGCTGATGACCGTCGCCCTGACCCCTGGCCCGCATACGGTGCGCGGTCTGTCCAGCCATCTGGATATCGCCAAGCCAGCGGTGACGCGGGCGTTGGATGTGCTCGAGAAAAACCAGTTCATCCGCCGCATTCCTGACGAGAATGACCTGCGCAGTGTGCACATTGAACGGACGACCGAGGGCATGGACTGGCTGCGCGCGTTTGGCAGTCGTATCCAGGCTGCAGAGGCGGGGGATATGGACACACGGGCGCCGTCCGAGATTGGCCGCGCCGTCGCCTAA